One window of Mesorhizobium sp. WSM4904 genomic DNA carries:
- a CDS encoding type I secretion system permease/ATPase, with translation MLEALRACRRYFLFAAVFSLAINLLYLASPLYMLQIYDRVVTSGSETTLVMLTLVLLAAFLTLAGLDLVRAAILTRASARLDRLLSARILAASVETPSQGTAQSQPIRDFDTFRQVITGSGIHALFDLPWSPIYIGIIFLLHPWLGFFALGSSLLLITMAVLNEYMVRAPLKQANDLATANYNFTEMSLRNAEVIRAMGMIDGLVRRWGRDRGLALRRQGQASDRAALMSGLIRFLRLTMQSLILGLGAYLVIERQITGGSMFAASLLLGRGLQPVEQIVGLWRSLILARAALGRVEKLLDGGAQSERSFNLPQPTGKVAVEQLSFAIPSLQKVLLRDVSFRLDAGEALGIVGPSGAGKSTLARHLAGIMQPSRGTVRLDGADMTQWGREALGDHIGYLPQDIELFSDTVAANIGRFKTDADREVIEAARLAGVHEMIIRLPQGYETQIGEGGAVLSGGYRQRIALARAVFGTPNLIVLDEPSSNLDADGDRALAECALELKRRGSTVIIVSHRPSTLANVDKILLLRDGAVEAFGMKNEIVALLNQRAAPITAATQ, from the coding sequence GTGTTGGAAGCGCTTCGCGCCTGCCGCCGCTATTTCCTCTTCGCGGCGGTGTTCAGCCTGGCGATCAATCTGCTTTACCTGGCGTCCCCGCTCTACATGCTGCAGATCTACGACCGGGTGGTCACCAGCGGCAGCGAGACGACGCTGGTGATGCTGACACTGGTGCTGCTTGCGGCTTTCCTGACGCTCGCCGGTCTCGACCTGGTGCGCGCCGCGATCCTGACACGGGCCAGCGCGCGGCTCGACCGGTTGCTCTCGGCCAGGATCCTGGCGGCGTCGGTCGAGACGCCGTCGCAGGGCACTGCGCAAAGTCAGCCGATCCGCGATTTCGACACGTTCCGGCAGGTGATCACCGGCAGCGGCATCCATGCGCTGTTCGACCTGCCATGGTCGCCGATCTACATCGGCATCATCTTCCTCCTCCATCCCTGGCTCGGCTTCTTCGCGCTGGGCTCATCGCTGCTGTTGATCACCATGGCGGTGCTCAACGAATATATGGTGCGGGCGCCGCTGAAGCAGGCCAACGACCTTGCCACGGCCAACTACAATTTCACCGAGATGAGCCTGAGGAACGCGGAAGTCATCCGCGCCATGGGCATGATCGACGGCCTCGTCCGCCGCTGGGGGCGCGACCGTGGCCTTGCGCTCCGCCGGCAGGGGCAGGCCAGCGACCGCGCGGCGCTCATGTCGGGGCTGATCCGCTTCCTGCGCCTGACCATGCAATCGCTGATCCTCGGCCTCGGCGCCTATCTTGTCATCGAGCGGCAGATCACCGGCGGCTCGATGTTTGCTGCCAGCCTCTTGCTGGGCAGGGGATTGCAGCCGGTCGAGCAGATCGTCGGCCTGTGGCGCAGCCTGATCCTGGCGCGGGCAGCCCTTGGCAGGGTCGAGAAGCTGCTTGACGGCGGCGCTCAAAGCGAACGCTCGTTCAACCTGCCGCAGCCCACCGGCAAGGTCGCCGTGGAGCAGTTGAGTTTCGCCATCCCCAGCCTGCAGAAAGTGCTGCTGCGTGATGTGTCGTTCCGGCTCGACGCTGGCGAGGCGCTCGGCATCGTCGGCCCGTCCGGCGCCGGCAAGTCGACGCTGGCGCGTCACCTCGCCGGTATCATGCAGCCGAGCCGCGGTACCGTCAGGCTGGATGGCGCCGACATGACGCAATGGGGAAGGGAGGCGCTCGGCGATCATATCGGCTACCTGCCGCAGGACATCGAGCTGTTCTCGGACACCGTGGCCGCCAATATCGGCCGTTTCAAGACCGATGCCGACCGCGAGGTCATCGAGGCGGCGCGGCTCGCCGGCGTGCATGAGATGATCATCCGCCTGCCGCAAGGCTACGAGACGCAGATCGGCGAGGGCGGGGCGGTGCTGTCCGGCGGCTACCGGCAGCGCATCGCGCTTGCCCGCGCCGTGTTCGGCACGCCGAACCTGATCGTGCTCGACGAGCCGAGCTCCAACCTCGATGCCGACGGCGACCGCGCGCTCGCCGAGTGCGCGCTGGAGCTGAAGCGCCGCGGCAGCACGGTGATCATCGTCTCGCACCGGCCCTCGACCTTGGCCAATGTCGACAAGATCCTGCTTCTCAGGGACGGCGCGGTCGAAGCCTTCGGCATGAAGAACGAGATCGTCGCGCTGCTCAACCAGCGCGCGGCACCCATCACGGCGGCAACCCAATGA
- a CDS encoding VCBS domain-containing protein, giving the protein MATQQVAGAGGTTTSFSNTPQAQNDVFNYTEDTVVIVSPSQSIILLDVLANDLGGNAKTLYSIDDGQSASTSTKQYAPIDLTTQDVQASGISAWESIADGVLIRINNGKVEMDLSAYLTAHGFSSLQALGENDHINETFTYAIKLGNGTLSWASVSVNIQGSNDGATITAAPVVDNAVVEAGGVANGTPGDPNASGQLIVSDVDAGQNHFQAPANLNGTYGTFTFDAATGAWTYALNQALADPLTQGQHVTDTLTVTSADGTANYNIVVNIIGTNDAAVLSSASVGLTEGDTAAAISTSGQLTISDVDSDPHFVAQAGTAGSYGSFSIDADGAWTYTASSAHDEFIAGQHYTESFDVVSADGTHTSVAIDILGTNDAAVLSSASVGLTEADTAAAISTSGQLTISDVDSDPHFVAQAGTAGSYGSFSIDADGNWSYTASSAHDEFVAGQHYTESFDVVSADGTHTSVAIDILGTNDAAVLSSASVGLTEGDTAAAISTSGQLTISDVDSDPHFVAQTDTAGSYGSFSIDADGNWSYTASSAHDEFIAGQHYTESFDVVSADGTHTSVAIDILGTNDAAVLSSASVGLTEADTAAAISTSGQLTISDVDSDPHFVAQAGTAGSYGSFSVDADGNWSYTASSAHDEFAAGQHYTDTFDVVSADGTHTSVAIDILGTNDAAVLSSASVGLTEADTAATISTSGQLTISDVDSDPHFVAQAGTAGSYGSFSIDADGAWTYTASSAHDEFVAGQHYTDTFDVVSADGTHSSVAIDILGTNDAAVLSSASVGLTEADTAAAISTSGQLTISDVDSDPHFVAQAGTAGSYGSFSIDADGNWSYTASSAHDEFIASQHYTESFDVVSADGTHTSVAIDILGTNDAAVLSSASVGLTEADTAAAISTSGQLTISDVDSDPHFVAQAGTAGSYGSFSIDADGNWSYTASSAHDEFVAGQHYTESFDVVSADGTHTSVAIDILGTNDAAVLSSASVGLTEGDTAAAISTSGTLTISDVDSDPHFVAQAGTAGSYGTFAIDAAGAWTYTASSAHDEFVAGQHYTDSFDVVSADGTHTSVAIDILGTDDGPPRFAPTDIQLTPSTTTDNVNFSSFQFTGTLAATDPDPGSFVYSITSQSDAGVFSISGSTLSSGDLSPSKAYSITVQATQAGDPVGPAYQYSETFQVITGSNGNSSDGLNGANGGDDVLYGNGGADQIFGLAGNDTLFGQGGNDTLNGGDGNDRLVGGVGADTLTGGAGADTFYYGPNVSDSAPGAGNFDTITDFVHGVDKIDLSSIDANTVSGGDQAFLFGGQNAATVANSITWSEVGGNTIVHVDVNGNATADFQITLTGTGLGLTASDFVL; this is encoded by the coding sequence ATGGCCACTCAGCAAGTCGCCGGCGCGGGCGGCACCACGACGTCGTTCTCCAACACGCCGCAGGCGCAGAATGACGTCTTCAATTACACCGAGGACACCGTTGTCATCGTATCCCCCAGCCAGTCCATCATCCTGCTGGACGTTCTGGCGAATGATTTGGGCGGGAATGCCAAGACCCTCTATTCGATTGACGACGGTCAGTCCGCATCGACATCTACGAAGCAATACGCACCGATCGACCTGACGACCCAGGACGTGCAGGCAAGCGGTATCTCCGCGTGGGAAAGCATCGCCGACGGGGTCTTGATCCGCATTAACAACGGCAAGGTCGAGATGGACCTTAGCGCCTATCTGACGGCGCACGGCTTCTCCAGCCTGCAGGCACTCGGCGAGAACGACCATATCAACGAGACCTTCACTTATGCGATCAAGCTCGGAAACGGAACGCTGAGCTGGGCAAGCGTCTCGGTCAACATTCAAGGCAGCAACGACGGTGCGACGATTACTGCGGCGCCTGTCGTGGACAACGCCGTGGTGGAGGCCGGTGGCGTCGCCAACGGTACGCCTGGCGACCCCAATGCCTCCGGGCAACTGATCGTTTCGGACGTTGATGCCGGCCAGAACCACTTCCAGGCGCCGGCGAACCTGAACGGCACCTACGGCACCTTCACCTTCGACGCGGCGACCGGGGCCTGGACCTATGCGCTCAACCAGGCGTTAGCCGACCCGCTGACACAGGGCCAGCATGTCACTGATACTTTGACCGTGACGTCGGCCGATGGGACGGCGAATTACAACATTGTCGTCAATATAATCGGCACCAACGATGCGGCGGTGCTGTCCTCGGCCTCGGTCGGCCTGACCGAGGGCGACACGGCTGCCGCCATCTCGACCAGCGGCCAGCTCACCATCTCCGACGTCGACAGCGATCCGCACTTCGTCGCGCAGGCCGGCACGGCCGGAAGCTACGGTTCGTTCTCGATCGACGCCGACGGCGCCTGGACCTACACGGCAAGCTCGGCGCATGACGAGTTCATCGCCGGCCAGCACTACACCGAGAGCTTCGATGTGGTGAGCGCCGACGGCACCCACACCTCGGTCGCCATCGACATCCTCGGCACCAACGATGCCGCAGTGCTGTCCTCGGCCTCGGTCGGGCTGACCGAAGCCGACACGGCTGCCGCCATCTCGACCTCGGGCCAGCTCACCATCTCCGACGTCGACAGCGATCCGCACTTCGTCGCCCAGGCCGGCACGGCCGGAAGCTACGGTTCGTTCTCGATCGATGCCGACGGCAACTGGTCCTACACGGCAAGCTCGGCGCATGACGAGTTCGTCGCCGGCCAGCACTACACCGAGAGCTTCGATGTGGTCAGCGCCGACGGCACCCACACCTCGGTCGCCATCGACATCCTCGGCACCAACGATGCCGCAGTGCTGTCCTCGGCCTCGGTCGGCCTGACCGAGGGCGACACGGCTGCCGCCATCTCGACCTCGGGCCAGCTCACCATCTCCGACGTCGACAGCGATCCGCACTTCGTCGCCCAGACCGACACCGCCGGCAGCTACGGCTCGTTCTCCATCGATGCCGACGGCAACTGGTCCTACACGGCAAGCTCGGCGCATGACGAGTTCATCGCCGGTCAGCACTACACCGAGAGCTTCGATGTGGTCAGCGCCGACGGCACCCACACCTCGGTCGCCATCGACATCCTCGGCACCAACGATGCCGCAGTGCTGTCCTCGGCCTCGGTCGGGCTGACCGAAGCCGACACGGCTGCCGCCATCTCGACCAGCGGCCAGCTCACCATCTCCGACGTCGACAGCGATCCGCACTTCGTCGCGCAGGCCGGCACCGCCGGCAGCTACGGCTCGTTCTCCGTCGATGCCGACGGCAACTGGTCCTACACGGCAAGCTCGGCGCATGACGAGTTCGCCGCCGGCCAGCACTACACCGACACCTTCGATGTGGTGAGCGCCGACGGCACCCACACCTCGGTCGCCATCGACATCCTCGGCACCAACGATGCCGCAGTGCTGTCCTCGGCCTCGGTCGGGCTGACCGAAGCCGACACGGCTGCCACCATCTCGACCAGCGGCCAGCTCACCATCTCCGACGTCGACAGCGATCCGCACTTCGTCGCGCAGGCCGGCACGGCCGGAAGCTACGGTTCGTTCTCGATCGACGCCGACGGCGCCTGGACCTACACGGCAAGCTCGGCGCATGACGAGTTCGTCGCCGGCCAGCACTACACCGACACCTTCGATGTGGTCAGCGCCGACGGCACCCACAGCTCGGTTGCCATCGACATCCTCGGCACCAACGATGCCGCAGTGCTGTCCTCGGCCTCGGTCGGGCTGACCGAAGCCGACACGGCTGCCGCCATCTCGACCAGCGGCCAGCTCACCATCTCCGACGTCGACAGCGATCCGCACTTCGTCGCGCAGGCCGGCACGGCCGGAAGCTACGGTTCGTTCTCGATCGACGCCGACGGCAACTGGTCCTACACGGCAAGCTCGGCGCATGACGAGTTCATCGCCAGTCAGCACTACACCGAGAGCTTCGATGTGGTCAGCGCCGACGGCACCCACACCTCGGTCGCCATCGACATCCTCGGCACCAACGATGCCGCAGTGCTGTCCTCGGCCTCGGTCGGGCTGACCGAAGCCGACACGGCTGCCGCCATCTCGACCTCGGGCCAGCTCACCATCTCCGACGTCGACAGCGATCCGCACTTCGTCGCCCAGGCCGGCACGGCCGGAAGCTACGGTTCGTTCTCGATCGATGCCGACGGCAACTGGTCCTACACGGCAAGCTCGGCGCATGACGAGTTCGTCGCCGGCCAGCACTACACCGAGAGCTTCGATGTGGTCAGCGCCGACGGCACCCACACCTCGGTCGCCATCGACATCCTCGGCACCAACGATGCCGCAGTGCTGTCCTCGGCCTCGGTCGGGCTGACCGAAGGCGACACGGCGGCGGCGATCTCGACCTCGGGCACGTTGACCATCTCCGACGTCGACAGCGATCCGCACTTCGTTGCGCAGGCCGGCACGGCCGGCAGCTACGGCACCTTCGCCATCGATGCGGCAGGCGCCTGGACCTATACGGCCTCCTCTGCCCATGACGAGTTCGTCGCCGGCCAGCACTACACCGACAGCTTCGACGTGGTCAGCGCCGACGGCACCCACACCTCGGTCGCCATCGATATCCTCGGCACCGATGATGGGCCGCCGCGCTTTGCGCCGACCGACATCCAACTCACGCCCAGCACCACGACGGACAATGTGAACTTCAGTTCCTTCCAGTTCACTGGCACGCTGGCCGCGACCGATCCGGATCCCGGCAGCTTTGTCTACAGCATCACCTCGCAATCGGATGCGGGGGTGTTCTCGATCAGCGGCAGCACGCTGAGTTCGGGAGATCTTTCGCCCAGCAAGGCGTACTCCATCACCGTGCAAGCGACGCAGGCCGGTGACCCAGTTGGGCCTGCCTACCAATACTCCGAGACGTTCCAGGTCATCACCGGCAGCAACGGCAATTCCTCGGATGGTCTCAACGGCGCCAATGGCGGAGATGACGTCCTCTACGGCAACGGCGGAGCGGACCAGATCTTCGGCTTGGCCGGCAACGACACGCTTTTTGGCCAAGGTGGCAATGACACGCTGAATGGCGGCGATGGCAATGACCGGCTCGTCGGCGGTGTGGGCGCCGACACACTCACCGGAGGCGCCGGCGCCGACACGTTCTACTACGGCCCGAACGTCTCGGATTCGGCACCGGGCGCAGGCAATTTCGACACCATCACCGACTTCGTGCATGGCGTCGACAAGATCGACCTATCGTCGATCGACGCCAACACGGTCAGCGGCGGCGATCAGGCTTTCCTGTTTGGCGGGCAGAATGCAGCCACCGTTGCGAACAGCATCACCTGGTCGGAAGTTGGCGGCAACACGATTGTCCATGTCGACGTCAACGGTAACGCGACAGCTGATTTCCAGATCACGCTGACCGGCACCGGCCTTGGCCTGACGGCAAGCGACTTCGTGCTGTGA
- a CDS encoding patatin-like phospholipase family protein, protein MSPTFAVAFGGGGARGLAHIHAIEALDELGIRPVAIAGSSIGAIMGAGMAAGMRGAEIHFYARSILGSRAEVAARMWRSRPGTIAEAMQGGIRVGQFNVERILKAFLPDAIPATFEELKIPLKVTATDYFGHKLAVFAEGDLQSALAASAAIPAVFRPVTRDGRVLIDGGIYNPVPFDLVEKDADIIIAIDVVGAPSDAERKHPTTVDLMYGATQLMMQSIIANKLRQHPPDILIRPAVSKYRVLDFLKIETLMADTAEIKDELKRAVEKAVVEHGG, encoded by the coding sequence ATGAGCCCGACCTTCGCGGTTGCCTTCGGCGGCGGCGGCGCGCGGGGACTGGCGCATATCCATGCCATCGAGGCGCTGGACGAGCTCGGCATCAGGCCGGTGGCGATCGCCGGCTCCTCCATCGGCGCCATCATGGGCGCCGGCATGGCTGCCGGCATGCGAGGTGCGGAGATCCACTTCTATGCCCGCTCGATCCTCGGCAGCCGCGCCGAGGTGGCCGCGCGCATGTGGCGCTCGCGGCCGGGCACGATCGCCGAAGCCATGCAGGGCGGCATCCGCGTCGGCCAGTTCAATGTCGAGCGCATCCTGAAAGCCTTTTTGCCCGACGCCATCCCGGCGACCTTCGAAGAGCTGAAAATCCCGCTCAAGGTGACGGCGACCGATTACTTCGGCCACAAGCTCGCGGTCTTCGCGGAGGGCGACCTGCAATCGGCGCTGGCGGCGTCGGCCGCCATTCCAGCGGTGTTCCGCCCGGTGACGCGCGACGGCCGCGTGCTGATCGACGGCGGCATCTACAACCCCGTGCCCTTCGATCTCGTCGAGAAGGATGCCGACATCATCATCGCCATCGACGTGGTGGGGGCGCCGAGCGATGCCGAGCGCAAGCATCCGACCACGGTCGACCTGATGTATGGCGCGACGCAATTGATGATGCAGTCGATCATCGCCAACAAGCTGCGGCAGCACCCGCCGGACATCCTCATCCGCCCCGCCGTCTCGAAATATCGCGTGCTCGACTTCCTGAAGATCGAGACGCTGATGGCCGACACCGCCGAGATCAAGGACGAGCTGAAGCGCGCGGTCGAGAAGGCGGTTGTGGAGCACGGCGGCTAA
- a CDS encoding pitrilysin family protein produces MFFLLLPALAARAEMNIQEVKSKKGITAWLVEDHSIPLVAIRFVFDGGTAQDPAGKEGLVNLMTGLFDEGAGDLDSEAFQSKLDDAGAEMSFEAARDGTYGSMRMLSEQKDEAFGLLKLAVNSPRFDEAPIERIRAQVLSGILANERDPNTIGQQRWLRAIYGEHPYARPDQGTRDSLATITAADIRAFHRANFARGGLHVAVVGDIDAATLSAKLDEVFGDLPDKQTLARVSDVAPKLGQQLEVNYDLPQTSLQLAWPGVKRSDPDFYAAVLMNEILGGSTFTSRLYEEVREKRGLAYGVSSDLVDHEHSNALLVTTATRSDRAAETLSIVRQVVKEMAEKGPTEEELAATKKYMIGAYAINNLDSSTSIAATLVELQLDNLGIDYIKRRAALIGAVTLADVKAEARKLLSADPAVMVIGPPLVRVAGSGKG; encoded by the coding sequence ATGTTCTTCCTGCTGCTGCCGGCGTTGGCCGCCCGCGCGGAGATGAACATCCAGGAGGTGAAGTCGAAAAAGGGGATCACCGCCTGGCTGGTGGAGGACCATTCGATCCCGCTGGTTGCCATCCGCTTCGTCTTCGACGGCGGCACCGCGCAGGACCCCGCCGGCAAGGAAGGGCTGGTCAACCTGATGACCGGGTTGTTCGACGAGGGTGCCGGCGACCTCGACAGCGAGGCCTTCCAGTCGAAGCTCGACGACGCCGGCGCCGAGATGAGTTTTGAGGCGGCGCGCGACGGCACCTATGGCTCGATGCGCATGCTGTCCGAACAGAAGGACGAGGCCTTCGGCCTGCTGAAGCTGGCGGTGAACAGCCCGCGCTTCGACGAGGCGCCGATCGAGCGCATCCGCGCCCAGGTGCTCTCCGGCATCCTCGCCAATGAGCGCGATCCGAACACGATCGGCCAGCAGCGCTGGCTGCGTGCAATCTATGGCGAACATCCCTATGCGCGGCCGGATCAGGGCACCAGGGATAGCCTGGCCACCATCACGGCCGCGGATATCAGGGCCTTCCACAGGGCGAATTTCGCGCGCGGCGGCCTGCATGTAGCGGTGGTGGGCGACATCGACGCCGCGACGCTGAGCGCCAAACTGGACGAGGTGTTCGGCGATCTGCCGGACAAGCAGACGCTGGCCCGGGTGAGCGACGTGGCACCGAAGCTCGGCCAGCAGCTCGAGGTGAATTACGACCTGCCGCAAACCTCCCTGCAGCTTGCCTGGCCTGGCGTGAAACGGAGCGATCCCGATTTCTACGCCGCCGTGCTGATGAACGAGATTCTCGGCGGCTCGACATTCACGTCGCGGCTTTACGAGGAGGTGCGCGAGAAACGCGGTCTTGCCTATGGCGTCAGCTCCGATCTCGTCGATCATGAGCATTCCAACGCGCTGCTGGTCACGACGGCGACGCGCTCCGATCGCGCTGCCGAGACGCTCTCGATCGTGCGCCAGGTGGTGAAGGAGATGGCGGAGAAGGGGCCGACGGAAGAAGAGCTCGCGGCGACAAAGAAATACATGATCGGCGCTTACGCCATCAACAATCTGGACTCCTCCACCTCCATCGCCGCGACGCTGGTCGAGCTGCAGCTCGACAATCTCGGCATCGACTACATCAAGCGCCGTGCCGCGCTGATCGGCGCGGTGACGCTTGCAGACGTCAAAGCCGAGGCGAGGAAGCTCCTGTCAGCCGATCCGGCGGTGATGGTGATCGGTCCGCCGCTGGTGCGGGTGGCGGGAAGCGGCAAGGGATGA
- a CDS encoding pitrilysin family protein: protein MTFTTRGLRAAFLAGALALALQAPAHAAVDAEVKDFLLDNGMEVVVIPDHRAPIVTHMVWYKIGSADEPPGKSGIAHFFEHLMFKATSNHAAGEFDRAVADIGGSNNAFTSYDYTAFHETVPPSALEQMMGFEADRMRNLVLTDDVIKTERDVILEERRSRIDSNPQAVLDEEVDATLWQNQPYRIPVIGWMQEMEKLNREDAKAFYDTFYRPNNAVVIVAGDVDPDAVKAMAERTYGKVARGPDLRPRIRPVEPEQNTRRTVTLTDARVSVPSFSTQWVVPSYHTAKPGEAEALDLLAEILGGDNRSRLYQQLVVREGIASEAGAFFQGTMLDATNFTVYASPRGDAKLSEVEAAVGAEIARIAKDGVTDDELERAKTRYVRSMIFTRDKQDDMANMYGSTLATGGNVKDVQEWPDRIRKVTAAEVKAAATRYLVLDRSTTGYLLPQQQAGN from the coding sequence ATGACATTCACGACCAGAGGGCTGCGCGCAGCATTCCTTGCCGGCGCATTGGCACTAGCTCTACAGGCGCCGGCGCACGCCGCGGTCGACGCGGAGGTCAAGGACTTCCTGCTCGACAACGGCATGGAAGTGGTGGTCATCCCGGACCATCGCGCGCCCATCGTCACCCATATGGTGTGGTACAAGATCGGCAGCGCCGACGAGCCGCCCGGCAAGTCCGGCATCGCGCATTTCTTCGAGCATCTGATGTTCAAGGCGACAAGCAACCACGCTGCCGGCGAGTTCGACCGGGCCGTTGCCGACATCGGCGGCTCGAACAACGCTTTCACCTCTTATGACTACACCGCCTTTCATGAGACGGTGCCGCCCTCGGCGCTCGAGCAGATGATGGGATTCGAGGCCGACCGCATGCGCAACCTCGTCCTCACCGACGACGTCATCAAGACCGAGCGCGATGTGATCCTGGAGGAGCGCCGCTCGCGCATCGACAGCAATCCGCAAGCGGTGCTCGACGAGGAGGTCGACGCGACGCTCTGGCAGAACCAGCCCTACCGCATTCCGGTGATCGGCTGGATGCAGGAAATGGAAAAGCTGAATCGCGAGGATGCCAAGGCCTTTTACGACACCTTCTACCGGCCGAACAACGCCGTGGTGATTGTCGCCGGCGATGTCGATCCGGACGCGGTGAAGGCGATGGCCGAAAGGACCTACGGGAAGGTGGCGCGCGGGCCGGATCTGCGGCCGCGCATCCGCCCGGTCGAGCCAGAGCAGAACACACGGCGCACCGTCACGCTGACCGACGCGCGCGTCTCGGTGCCGAGCTTTTCCACGCAATGGGTGGTGCCGTCCTATCATACCGCCAAGCCCGGCGAGGCGGAGGCGCTCGACCTTCTGGCCGAGATCCTGGGTGGCGACAACCGCAGTCGGCTATACCAGCAGCTGGTGGTCAGAGAGGGCATCGCCTCCGAGGCCGGCGCCTTCTTCCAAGGCACCATGCTCGACGCCACCAACTTCACCGTCTATGCTTCGCCGCGCGGCGACGCCAAGCTTTCCGAAGTCGAAGCCGCCGTCGGCGCCGAGATCGCCCGCATCGCCAAGGACGGCGTGACCGACGACGAGCTGGAGCGGGCCAAGACACGCTATGTCCGCTCCATGATTTTCACCCGCGACAAGCAGGACGACATGGCCAATATGTACGGCTCGACGCTCGCCACCGGCGGCAACGTGAAGGATGTCCAGGAATGGCCCGACCGCATTCGCAAGGTGACGGCCGCAGAGGTCAAGGCAGCGGCAACCCGCTACCTCGTGCTCGACCGCTCGACGACCGGCTATCTCCTGCCGCAGCAACAGGCGGGGAATTGA
- the rsmD gene encoding 16S rRNA (guanine(966)-N(2))-methyltransferase RsmD: protein MRIVGGEFRGRPLATPRSNAIRPTTDRTREAVFNVLAHRHAEKLEGGRVLDLFAGTGALGLEALSRGASYCVFIEESTEGRGLIRENVEAFGLTGRTKIFRRDATHLGEAGTLSPFGLVFADPPYGKGLGERALRSAKAGGWLLPGALCVVEEAASASFEPGAGFSVVDERGYGDTVIRFIEVA, encoded by the coding sequence ATGCGGATCGTCGGCGGTGAGTTTCGCGGGCGTCCGCTGGCGACGCCGCGTTCGAATGCCATCCGCCCGACCACCGACCGCACCCGCGAGGCGGTGTTCAACGTGCTGGCGCATCGCCATGCCGAAAAGCTCGAAGGCGGCCGCGTGCTCGATCTCTTTGCCGGCACCGGCGCGCTTGGGCTGGAGGCGCTGTCGCGCGGCGCCTCCTATTGTGTCTTCATCGAGGAATCGACGGAAGGGCGCGGGCTGATCCGCGAGAATGTCGAGGCCTTCGGGCTCACCGGCCGGACGAAGATCTTCCGTCGCGACGCCACCCATCTCGGCGAGGCCGGCACGCTCTCGCCCTTCGGCCTTGTCTTCGCCGATCCGCCCTACGGCAAGGGCCTCGGCGAGCGCGCGCTGCGTTCCGCCAAGGCCGGCGGCTGGCTGTTGCCCGGCGCGCTCTGTGTCGTCGAGGAGGCGGCCTCCGCGTCGTTCGAGCCGGGCGCGGGTTTTTCGGTGGTGGACGAGCGCGGCTATGGCGATACGGTGATCCGCTTCATCGAGGTTGCGTAA